In one window of Henckelia pumila isolate YLH828 chromosome 1, ASM3356847v2, whole genome shotgun sequence DNA:
- the LOC140875638 gene encoding protein PHOX1-like codes for MGKPTGKKKISPGSKPVDGNGKHTKTLERNSKAFDEDTAIFINMSQELKDEGNKLFQKRDHEGAMLKYEKALNLLPASHIDVAYLRSNMAACYMQMGIGEYPRAIDQCNLALQVTPKYSKALLKRARCYEVLNRLDLALRDVNIVLSIEPNNLTALDIADSVKREIEKTGLVVEDHEIVLPPNYVEPVDTPVSRKVVKEKGKKGKSNKLNRKNVEESREKKIDEIKERRAEGKTVVEEKRSVKEGKVIMKSVKLVHGEDIRWAHLPVNCSMRLVRDIVANRFPSLKGVLIKYKDQEGDLVTITMTDELRIAEGLADPHGFLRLHIAEVSPEKEPLYEGVGIKEDVQSYEKPTIISENSIVDKKPFCVEDWVVLFARLFKNHVGFDCDSYLDLHGIGMKLYSEAMEETVTSEDAQELFDIAAAKFQEMAALALFNLGNVHLSKARKRVLLAEDSSTESVSTQVKTAYDWAQNEYVKAGVRYEEALKVKPDFYEGLLALGQQQFEQAKLSWSYVIGSKAELDIGESAQVLEFYNRAEDNMEKGMQMWEEMEEERLNGLSKYEKNKLELRRYGLDGLFRDISADEAAKQAVKMRSQIYLLWGTMLYERSVVEYKLSLPTWEECLEVAIEKFQLAEALETDIAVMIKNHCSNETALEGFKVDEIVQAWNEMYDADRWRTGAASFRLEPLFRRRSPKLHSLLEHL; via the exons ATGGGAAAGCCAACCGGGAAGAAGAAAATTTCCCCGGGATCAAAACCTGTTGATGGCAATGGGAAGCATACCAAGACTTTGGAACGTAACTCCAAGGCATTTGATGAAGATACTGCTATCTTCATCAATATGTCTCAAGAATTGAAGGACGAAGGAAACAAGCTGTTCCAGAAACGTGATCATGAAGGTGCAATGTTGAAGTATGAAAAGGCTCTCAATTTGCTTCCAGCAAGCCATATTGATGTTGCTTATTTGCGTAGTAACATGGCTGCTTGTTACATGCAAATGGGCATTGGCGAGTATCCTCGAGCTATAGATCAATGCAACTTAGCACTTCAAGTAACTCCTAAGTACAGTAAGGCTCTTTTGAAGAGGGCAAGGTGCTATGAGGTCTTGAACAGGCTTGACCTTGCTTTAAGGGATGTTAATATCGTGTTAAGCATTGAACCCAATAATTTGACTGCATTGGACATTGCTGATAGCGTCAAAAGGGAAATTGAGAAAACGGGTCTGGTGGTTGAAGACCATGAAATAGTTCTGCCCCCAAACTATGTTGAGCCTGTTGATACACCTGTTTCTCGCAAGGTtgtgaaagagaaggggaaaAAAGGGAAGAGTAACAAGTTGAACAGGAAGAATGTTGAGGAATCCAGGGAGAAGAAAATCGATGAAATTAAGGAAAGGAGAGCTGAAGGTAAGACGGTTGTGGAGGAGAAGAGAAGTGTTAAGGAAGGAAAAGTGATTATGAAGTCTGTTAAACTGGTTCATGGAGAGGATATTAGGTGGGCTCACTTACCTGTAAATTGTAGCATGCGTTTAGTGAGAGACATAGTTGCCAACAGATTTCCAAGCTTAAAGGGTGTGCTTATCAAGTATAAGGATCAAGAAGGTGATTTGGTTACCATCACTATGACTGATGAGCTGAGGATTGCTGAAGGATTGGCAGATCCTCATGGATTTTTGAGACTGCACATTGCTGAAGTTAGTCCCGAGAAAGAACCACTTTATGAGGGAGTGGGCATTAAAGAGGATGTACAAAGCTATGAGAAACCAACCATCATTTCAGAGAACAGTATTGTGGATAAAAAGCCATTTTGTGTTGAGGATTGGGTTGTCCTGTTCGCAAGGCTGTTCAAGAATCATGTTGGGTTTGATTGTGATTCATACTTGGATCTTCATGGAATTGGGATGAAATTATACTCAGAAGCAATGGAAGAAACTGTTACGAGTGAAGATGCACAGGAGCTGTTTGACATTGCCGCAGCCAAGTTCCAAGAGATGGCTGCACTAGCTTTGTTTAATTTGGGAAATGTCCACTTGTCTAAGGCAAGGAAGAGGGTGCTTCTTGCTGAAGATAGTTCTACTGAATCTGTATCAACCCAGGTTAAAACTGCTTATGATTGGGCTCAAAATGAATATGTGAAGGCAGGGGTGAGATACGAGGAAGCTCTAAAAGTCAAACCAGACTTTTATGAAGGGCTTCTTGCGCTAGGTCAGCAGCAATTTGAACAAGCCAAGCTTTCTTGGAGTTATGTTATTGGAAGCAAAGCTGAATTAGATATAGGGGAATCTGCACAGGTATTGGAGTTCTATAATAGAGCTGAGGATAATATGGAGAAAGGTATGCAAATGTGGGAAGAAATGGAGGAAGAACGTCTCAATGGACTCTCTAAATATGAAAAGAATAAATTAGAGTTGCGAAGATATGGGTTGGATGGGCTGTTTAGAGATATATCTGCAGATGAAGCTGCCAAGCAGGCAGTAAAGATGAGGTCTCAGATTTACCTCCTTTGGGGTACGATGCTATATGAACGTTCTGTTGTGGAATATAAGTTAAGTCTGCCAACTTGGGAGGAATGTCTAGAAGTTGCAATCGAAAAGTTTCAACTAGCGGAGGCACTGGAGACAGATATTGCAGTTATGATAAAGAACCATTGCTCAAATGAAACTGCTCTTGAAG GATTCAAAGTTGATGAGATAGTACAGGCATGGAATGAAATGTATGATGCTGATAGATGGAGAACTGGTGCCGCATCATTCCGGCTAGAACCCTTGTTCAGGAGGCGCTCCCCGAAACTCCATTCTCTATTGGAGCATCTTTGA
- the LOC140884586 gene encoding calcium uptake protein, mitochondrial isoform X1 has protein sequence MYCWSVLRRSSTSIHRFPTAQRFHSRRFVAKMPPVESSHLQSNRNDNVKSNLLRLISAGIITSSTLALSLYSFSPSSLDSPTSISFADWSTHPPAASLSQSELSKPYEESKFLFGDEYRKKVFFNYERRIRMRSPPEKVFAYFASARASDGEIFMTPADLMRALVPVFPPSESHLVRDGYLRGERSPGELRCAPSQFFMLFDTNNDGLISFKEYLFFVTLLSIPESSFSVAFKMFDLDYSGEIDREEFKRVMNLMRAHNRQGALHSNGIRAGHNLGDSVENGGLVEYFFGPDGRRRLKHDRFVRFLRDLHEEMVKLEFAHYDFKLRGTISAKDFALSMVASADMKNLNKLLDRVDDLDKEPRLGNIRITPEEFKNFSELRRKLQPFSVALFSFGQINGLLTRKDLKRAAEQVCGICLTDDVIEIIFHVFDANGDGSLSYDEFVRVLQKKEISVNHQRQVPVLLGVLGSSQCYLRFFFLFLKDAI, from the exons ATGTACTGTTGGTCCGTACTCCGTCGATCATCGACATCGATCCACCGATTTCCAACCGCCCAACGCTTCCATTCCCGCCGATTCGTCGCCAAAATGCCGCCCGTGGAATCATCACATCTTCAAAGTAATCGCAATGATAATGTAAAAAGCAATCTACTAAGATTGATTTCTGCCGGAATAATTACCAGCTCTACCCTAGCCCTTTCGCTTTACTCCTTTTCACCTTCTTCTCTCGATTCCCCCACATCAATATCCTTCGCCGACTGGTCGACGCACCCCCCTGCTGCCTCCCTTTCACAATCCGAATTATCCAAACCATATGAGGAATCTAAATTTCTCTTTGGAG ATGAATATAGGAAGAAAGTATTCTTTAACTACGAGAGGCGTATCAGGATGCGTAGTCCTCCAGAGAAG GTGTTTGCGTATTTTGCATCAGCTCGTGCCAGCGATGGAGAAATTTTTATGACCCCTGCGGATTTGATGCGAGCACTTGTTCCTGTTTTCCCTCCATCTGAATCCCACCTCGTAAGAGATGGATATCTCAGAGGGGAGAGGAGTCCTGGTGAATTGCGCTGTGCCCCATCTCAGTTTTTTATGCTCTTTGACACTAATAATGATGGTCTAATATCATTTAAAGA GTACTTATTCTTTGTTACACTTCTCAGTATCCCAGAATCAAGCTTTTCTGTTGCATTCAAAATGTTTGATCTCGACTACAGTGG gGAAATAGACAGAGAAGAATTCAAGAGAGTAATGAATTTGATGCGAGCTCATAACAGGCAAGGAGCACTCCACAGCAATGGAATTCGAGCAGGGCACAACTTGGGTGATTCAGTGGAAAATGGGGGTTTGGTGGAGTATTTTTTTGGCCCAGATGGCAGGAGACGTCTCAAACATGATAGATTTGTCCGATTCTTGAGAGATTTGCACGAGGAA ATGGTGAAGTTGGAGTTTGCCCATTATGACTTCAAGTTAAGAGGAACCATCTCTGCTAAGGATTTTGCATTGTCCATGGTTGCATCCGCCGATATGAAGAACTTGAATAAATTGCTTGATCGTGTTGATGATTTAGATAAGGAACCACGTCTTGGTAATATTCGCATTACACCTGaggaatttaagaatttttcGGAGTTGCGAAGAAAGTTGCAGCCATTTTCTGTGGCACTTTTTAGTTTTGGACAAATAAACGGTTTGTTGACGAGGAAGGATTTAAAACGAGCTGCTGAGCAA GTGTGTGGAATTTGTCTCACTGATGATGTGATTGAGATAATCTTCCATGTGTTTGATGCAAATGGTGATGGAAGTTTGAGCTATGATGAGTTTGTACGAGTTTTGCAGAAGAAAGAGATATCGGTCAACCATCAGAGGCAG GTTCCCGTACTGCTTGGTGTCTTGGGATCAAGTCAATGCTATTTAAGgttcttttttttgtttttgaaagaTGCTATATAA
- the LOC140884586 gene encoding calcium uptake protein, mitochondrial isoform X2 yields the protein MYCWSVLRRSSTSIHRFPTAQRFHSRRFVAKMPPVESSHLQSNRNDNVKSNLLRLISAGIITSSTLALSLYSFSPSSLDSPTSISFADWSTHPPAASLSQSELSKPYEESKFLFGDEYRKKVFFNYERRIRMRSPPEKVFAYFASARASDGEIFMTPADLMRALVPVFPPSESHLVRDGYLRGERSPGELRCAPSQFFMLFDTNNDGLISFKEYLFFVTLLSIPESSFSVAFKMFDLDYSGEIDREEFKRVMNLMRAHNRQGALHSNGIRAGHNLGDSVENGGLVEYFFGPDGRRRLKHDRFVRFLRDLHEEMVKLEFAHYDFKLRGTISAKDFALSMVASADMKNLNKLLDRVDDLDKEPRLGNIRITPEEFKNFSELRRKLQPFSVALFSFGQINGLLTRKDLKRAAEQVCGICLTDDVIEIIFHVFDANGDGSLSYDEFVRVLQKKEISVNHQRFPYCLVSWDQVNAI from the exons ATGTACTGTTGGTCCGTACTCCGTCGATCATCGACATCGATCCACCGATTTCCAACCGCCCAACGCTTCCATTCCCGCCGATTCGTCGCCAAAATGCCGCCCGTGGAATCATCACATCTTCAAAGTAATCGCAATGATAATGTAAAAAGCAATCTACTAAGATTGATTTCTGCCGGAATAATTACCAGCTCTACCCTAGCCCTTTCGCTTTACTCCTTTTCACCTTCTTCTCTCGATTCCCCCACATCAATATCCTTCGCCGACTGGTCGACGCACCCCCCTGCTGCCTCCCTTTCACAATCCGAATTATCCAAACCATATGAGGAATCTAAATTTCTCTTTGGAG ATGAATATAGGAAGAAAGTATTCTTTAACTACGAGAGGCGTATCAGGATGCGTAGTCCTCCAGAGAAG GTGTTTGCGTATTTTGCATCAGCTCGTGCCAGCGATGGAGAAATTTTTATGACCCCTGCGGATTTGATGCGAGCACTTGTTCCTGTTTTCCCTCCATCTGAATCCCACCTCGTAAGAGATGGATATCTCAGAGGGGAGAGGAGTCCTGGTGAATTGCGCTGTGCCCCATCTCAGTTTTTTATGCTCTTTGACACTAATAATGATGGTCTAATATCATTTAAAGA GTACTTATTCTTTGTTACACTTCTCAGTATCCCAGAATCAAGCTTTTCTGTTGCATTCAAAATGTTTGATCTCGACTACAGTGG gGAAATAGACAGAGAAGAATTCAAGAGAGTAATGAATTTGATGCGAGCTCATAACAGGCAAGGAGCACTCCACAGCAATGGAATTCGAGCAGGGCACAACTTGGGTGATTCAGTGGAAAATGGGGGTTTGGTGGAGTATTTTTTTGGCCCAGATGGCAGGAGACGTCTCAAACATGATAGATTTGTCCGATTCTTGAGAGATTTGCACGAGGAA ATGGTGAAGTTGGAGTTTGCCCATTATGACTTCAAGTTAAGAGGAACCATCTCTGCTAAGGATTTTGCATTGTCCATGGTTGCATCCGCCGATATGAAGAACTTGAATAAATTGCTTGATCGTGTTGATGATTTAGATAAGGAACCACGTCTTGGTAATATTCGCATTACACCTGaggaatttaagaatttttcGGAGTTGCGAAGAAAGTTGCAGCCATTTTCTGTGGCACTTTTTAGTTTTGGACAAATAAACGGTTTGTTGACGAGGAAGGATTTAAAACGAGCTGCTGAGCAA GTGTGTGGAATTTGTCTCACTGATGATGTGATTGAGATAATCTTCCATGTGTTTGATGCAAATGGTGATGGAAGTTTGAGCTATGATGAGTTTGTACGAGTTTTGCAGAAGAAAGAGATATCGGTCAACCATCAGAG GTTCCCGTACTGCTTGGTGTCTTGGGATCAAGTCAATGCTATTTAA